One window of the Saccopteryx bilineata isolate mSacBil1 chromosome 2, mSacBil1_pri_phased_curated, whole genome shotgun sequence genome contains the following:
- the OAZ3 gene encoding LOW QUALITY PROTEIN: ornithine decarboxylase antizyme 3 (The sequence of the model RefSeq protein was modified relative to this genomic sequence to represent the inferred CDS: deleted 1 base in 1 codon): MLPCYKSITYKEREDLTLRPRSCLQCSESLVGLQVGRSTEQGNHNQLKELYSAGNLTVLATDPLPHQDPVQLDFHFRLTPQTSAHWHGVLCDHRLFLDLPYRALDQGNQESLIATLEYVEEKTSVDSVFVNFQNDRNDRGALLRAFSYMGFELVRPGHPDLPHWDNVIFMVYPLERDLGHLPSKPP, translated from the exons ATGCTGCCTTGTTATAAAAG CATCACGTATAAGGAACGGGAGGACCTGACACTCCGGCCCCGTTCCTGCCTTCAGTGCTCC GAGTCCCTAGTAGGCCTCCAGGTGGGCAGAAGCACCGAGCAAGGTAACCACAACCAGCTTAAAGAACTGTATTCG GCTGGGAATTTGACGGTGCTAGCTACAGACCCTCTGCCCCACCAGGACCCAGTGCAATTAGACTTCCATTTTCGCCTTACCCCCCAGACCTCTGCCCACTGGCACGGCGTTCTGTGTGACCATCGACTCTTCCTGGATCTCCCATATCGGGCCTTGGATCAAGGCAACCAGGAAAG TTTGATTGCAACACTCGAGTATGTGGAGGAGAAGACCAGTGTGGACTCTGTGTTTGTAAACTTCCAAAATGACCGGAATGACAGAG GTGCCCTACTACGGGCCTTCAGCTACATGGGCTTTGAGCTGGTCAGACCAGGTCATCCTGACCTCCCTCACTGGGATAATGTCATCTTCATGGTGTATCCCCTTGAAAGAGACCTGGGCCACCTGCCCAGTAAGCCTCCCTGA